The genomic DNA AGCCGCCGCGTGCGGGGGACCCGCGCATGGCCTCTCTACGCGTCGTAGAACTGTGATGGTTGGTCGGAACGCGTTAGTCTAGGCGAGGCGCCAACACGCGCCATGGGCCCCGAGTGGGCCTCATGGAATCGGCGGGCCGGGCAGGTCCGCGCGTTCCGAGTCAGACACGACTTCGACGTAGAAGGACACACCCCGTGGACCTGTATGAATACCAGGCGCGCGATCTGTTCGAGAAGCACGGCGTTCCCGTGCTTGCCGGCATCGTTGCGTACACTCCGGAAGAAGCCAAGGCCGCAGCCGAGAAGATCGGCGGCGTCGTGGTGGTCAAGGCACAGGTGAAGGTCGGCGGCCGCGGTAAGGCCGGCGGCGTCAAGGTCGCCAAGAACGCTGACGAGGCCTTCGAGTACGCCTCCGCCATCCTTGGCATGGACATCAAGGGCCACACCGTCAACAAGGTCATGATCGCTCAGGGCGCCGACATTGCGGAGGAGTACTACTTCTCCGTGCTGCTGGACCGGGCGAACCGCAACTACCTGGCCATGTGCTCGGTCGAGGGCGGCATGGAAATCGAGCAGCTCGCCGTCGAGCGCCCGGAAGCTCTCGCGAAGGTCGCCGTGGACCCGCTGGTGGGCATCGACGCCGCCAAGGCCAACGAGATCGTGGCCGAGGCCAACTTCCCCGAGGAATTGCGCGGCAAGGTCGCCGAGACCCTGCAGACCCTCTGGACCGTCTTCAAGGACGAGGACGCCACGCTGGTTGAGGTCAACCCGCTGGTGAAGACCGGCGCCGGCGAGATCGTCGCACTGGATGGCAAGGTTTCCCTCGACGAGAACGCCTCCGAGGTCCGCCACCCGGATCACGAGGAGCTCGAGGACAAGGGCGCAGCCGATCCGCTCGAGGCCAAGGCCAAGGAATCCGGCCTGAACTACGTCAAGCTGGACGGCGAGGTGGGCATCATTGGTAATGGCGCCGGTCTGGTCATGTCCACGCTGGACGTCGTTGCCTACGCTGGCGAGAACCACGGCAACGTGAAGCCCGCCAACTTCCTCGACATCGGTGGCGGTGCCTCCGCGGAGGTCATGGCCAACGGTCTGGACGTCATCCTGAATGACCCGCAGGTCAAGAGCGTGTTTGTCAACGTCTTCGGCGGCATCACCGCGTGTGACGCGGTGGCCAACGGCATCGTCAAGGCCCTCGAGATTCTGGGCGACAAGGCGACCAAGCCGCTCGTGGTTCGCCTCGATGGCAACAACGTTGAGGAGGGCCGCGCCATTTTGGCAGAGGCCAACCACCCGCTGGTGACTCAGGCCGCCGGCATGGACGAAGGCGCCGATAAGGCCGCCGAGCTGGCGAACGCCTAAGGAGCGAGGAAAACCACTATGTCTGTCTTCATTAACAAGGACTCCAAGGTCATCGTCCAGGGCATCACCGGCGGCGAGGGCTCCAAGCACACCGCCCGCATGCTTCACGCTGGCACCAACATCGTCGGTGGCGTCAACGCGCGCAAGGCTGGCACCACGGTCTCCCACACCGCCAATGACGGCTCCGACGTCGAGCTGCCGGTTTTCGGCACGGTCTCCGAGGCCGTGGAGAAGACGGGCGCCGACGTCTCGATCGTCTTCGTCCCGCCGAAGTTCACCAAGGACGCCGTCGTCGAGGCCATCGAGGCCGAGATCGGCCTCGTCGTGGTGATCACCGAGGGCGTGCCGGTGCAGGACTCGGCCGAGTTCTGGGCCCTGGCTCAGTCGAAGGTCGATGCCGACGGCAAGCAGATCACGCGGATCATTGGCCCGAACTGCCCGGGCATCATCACGCCGGGCGAGTCGCTGGTGGGCATCACCCCCGCCAACATCACCGGCAAGGGCGGCGTCGGCCTAGTGTCCAAGTCCGGCACGCTGACCTACCAGATGATGTATGAGCTCCGCGATCTGGGCTTCACCACCGCCATCGGTATCGGCGGTGACCCGGTCATCGGCACCACGCACATCGATGCGCTCGAGGCTTTCGAGAACGACCCGGAGACCAAGGCGATCGTGATGATCGGCGAGATCGGCGGCGACGCCGAGGAGCGCGCGGCCGACTACATCAAGGCGAACGTCACCAAGCCCGTCGTGGGCTACGTGGCTGGTTTCACCGCTCCGGAGGGCAAGACCATGGGCCACGCGGGCGCCATCGTCTCCGGCTCCTCCGGCACGGCCGATGCCAAGAAGGAGGCCCTCGAGGCCGCCGGCGTGAAGGTGGGCAAGACGCCGTCGGAGACGGCACGCCTGCTGCGCGAGGTCTACCCGGTGCACGAGCCGGAGTCCTCCCTCTAGGACGCCACGCACCGTGCGCCCCTAGAGCGCGTACGATGGCGCCGCTCACCTGCCAAGGTGAGCGGCGCCATCGTCGTTTAACCCCGGCAACGGCGGGCGTTAGGGTGGAGGCATGCGAGCCACCATCATTCATGCCCCGGGAGACATCCGGGTTGAAGACCGCCCGGAGCCACGCCTGATCCACGGCAGCGACGCGATCGTGCGCGTCGCTGCCTCGTGCGTCTGCGGCTCCGATCTGTGGCCCTACCGGGCCGATCAAGGGCCCGAGGAGCCGAAGCCCATCGGTCACGAGTTCATCGGCACGGTCACGGCCGTGGGAGACGACGTGCGTGAGCTGCAGGTCGGCGATTTTGTGATCAGCCCGTGGGCCAATAGCTGCGGGCAGTGCCCCGACTGCCGCAACGGCGTGCAGGTCGCCTGCCAGCACCGTGCCGCGTGGGGTGGGCGAGACGAGTCCGGACACGACGTCGAGGGCGGCCAGTCCGAGGTCGTCCGCGTCCCCAACGCCGAGGGAACGCTCTTCGTGGTGCCGGAACTGAGCCCGCAGCGGGGCGGGACGCGCACCGCTGACGAGGAGTTGTTGAAGTCCTTGCTGACGCTGACTGACGTCATGGGCACGGGCTATCACGCCGCCAAGGTGGCTGGCGTGGGACCCGGACAGAGCGTCGTCGTCGTCGGTGATGGGGCGGTTGGCCTCTCTGCCGTGTTGTCCGCCAAGTTGCTCGGCGCGGAGCGGATTATCGCCATGTCTCGTCACGAGGACCGGGCCGCCATCGCCCGCGAGTTTGGAGCGAGTGACGTGGTGGCCGAGCGCGGCAAGGCCGGCGCTGAACAGGTCCGGGAACTTCTCGGGGGCGTCTTGGCCGACTGCGTGCTGGAGTGCGTGGGGACCAAGGAGTCCATGGATCAGGCGCTGCGCTCCACGCGCGCCGGCGGCCACTTGGGGTACGTGGGCGTGCCGGCTGGCGGCCCCGAGCTGCCGCTCGGCGTGCTGTTCAGCAAGAACATTACGGTGGCCGGCGGTGCTGCGTCGACGCGGAACTACATCGCCGAGCTGCTACCGGCCGTGCTGTCCGGAGATCTCAATCCAGGCCGCGTCTTCGACTCGGTCATGCCGCTGGAGAACGCGCCCGAGGCCTACCGCGCCATGGATGAGCGCCGCGCCACCAAGGTCATGCTCCTGCCCTAGGCGGGATGGTCCCCGCCCCCACATCGGCAGAAAGCGGTAGTGCAGGCGCGGCACCATCAACATGACTTACTCGCGCCGTGAGAACTTGTGACTAAGGCAGGGCCTGAAGCTCTGTCTGGCGCTTCGTGGCCGAGGGAACAGTTGGCGCTTACCCCCACGGTCAGGGCCTCTTTGAAGCCCCCATGTTAGGGCAGTAGAAACCCAAGGCCTGCCAGTGGGGTCACCGATTAAAGGTTTCGAAGAGACGTTGCTGTTACCGAAACCGCTCCGAGTTTCTGGCCCTGGCCCTATAGACCCAAAATGCGCAAAGCGGTTAAGTTCGAAGTGCTCTAAATCACATGGAATACACCTCGTATTCGAGAGTTCATTGACGAAGGGGAGTTCATGTCACGGGTGTACATGTCACGGCGAAGAAGGGTCTGGCTACTAGTCGTTGGCACGATTGTTCTCTTGGCCGGGGTGGCACAGCTCGCAACTGACAACGGAAGGATCTGGTTGGGGGTGCTGCTGCTGCTGTCCGCGCTGACGGTCTACATCACCTCCGCGCGAGCGGTGGAAAAGAAACGATAGAAGCTTCAGTAGCACCGCAATGAGGAAACCAAAAAATGCCTAGCAAGAATAAACCCCCTCAAAAGGTCGCCTCGTTCTAGGTTTCGATGCATCGTGCGGCAAATGCAGCTCGATGGCTCGCCAGCTGAAGAACGATGCGGGGTCTGCACTCGATGTCGTCCCGCTGAACAACCCGGAGATGCGCCGGTGGCGTCACGAGGCCTTCGCCGAACCCCCTTGGGCGCCGACCCTGATTCAAGTAGACGCCGACGAATAAGCAACTGACGGAGGGGTCGGTTGGAAGATTGGGGCAGTTCTTGGTTCTGCTCTGGGACCGCAACGAGCTGCGATCGCGCTGAAGCACATCGGAGAAATGCGTCTCGCACTGGGAGCTGCGGGACTGGCAGCTGGGGGCCGCGACAATCGTTGGAATGCCATGTGCTGCCTTCGCGAAAGGCAAACCCGTGAACCGACAAATCTCTCACGATGAGGACTTCGCAGGAGGCGCAGCGGTAGAAATGCTCGCCCATCACCTCACAACGGACGACGCTCATAACGTCCTTGCGTTCGCTGCAGCCGGCTCAGGTGCAGCGACCCTCAGTCGGCTTTCCGACCGTACACCTGGCAAGGCGGTTGAGGTGGGTGCAAGACGCATGACGCTGATTGATGGCACCATCTCAGAGGCTTACTATTCCTATGACCGAGCTTCCGGCGAAATGATTGTCGTGCAAGTCAATACGGAGCTCGTCGATGGTCAGGCCTCTATAGCTTGGATCCTAGATGTCACGGAAGGGGCCGCAGACTACGCGGAATCGTCGTTCAGCATCCGGCAGAAGAGTGTCAACGGGGCGCTGGTGCGTCGTCTTGACCAACCACTTGACGCCGAAGGACGTCCAACACTCAAGCTCGCCAACAACGAGGACCCTTGCGGAGGCTGCAACGGTCTTTATCGCATCGGAGGCGAGGAACGTCGCGAGAGCTGCTACTCTTCCAGCGTTGTTGCTTGCTTCCTCGCCGCCGCTGGATGCGCTGGCTGCATCACATGCTCGAGCACAGGTACCTGTATCTTCTGCGCCATGACAGCTTGCGGCAGCATCCTACTTAGCTGTTGCGACCAAGTAACCGGACCTTCAGGTGAGCGGTGCAATCGCGCCTGTTGAGCGATCCTGACCGGTACGGCACCAAAAGGCCCCTAAAAACCGCCCTCACGAGGCAGCCGGGCCGGGGCCGATGGCGCGTGGCTACTCGTTGAGTAGCCCGCGGATATCATCCGCCGTGAGCGCGGAACCGAAGCCGTCGCCGTCGTCCATCACGGAGGAGATGAGCTGGCGTTTGGCGTCCTGTAGGGCCACCACCTTCTCCTCAATGGTGTCCTTGGCCACCATGCGGTACACCATGACGTTGCGGGTCTGGCCGATGCGGTGGGCGCGGTCCACGGCTTGGGATTCGGCGGCCGGATTCCACCAAGGATCCAACAGGAAGCAGTAGTCCGCCTCCGTGAGGTTCAAGCCAAACCCGCCCGCCTTAAGCGAGATGAGGAAGACCGGGGCGCGGCCCGCCTTGAACGCCGCGATGACCTCTTGACGCTGCCGGGTGGACCCGTCCAGGTAGACGTATTCCACCCCCTCCGCCTCCAGCCGATCCGCCGCCCGCTTGAGGAAGGAGGTGAACTGACTGAAGACCAGCGCGCGGTGGCCCTCAGCGAGGACGTCTTCGAGCTGCTCGAACAACACATCCAGCTTGGCGCTGGGAACATCCGCATACTCGTCGTCAATGAGCGATGCATCGAGGGACAGCATGCGCAGCAGGGTCAGCGACTGGAAAATCGTGAACCGGTTCTTGTCCATGTCCTCGACGAGGCGCAGGATCTTTTGCCGCTCGCGTTGGAGGTGCGTGTCGTAGATCTTGCGGTGTTTCGGCGTGAGGTCCACGTGCAGGACCTGCTCCTGCTTGGCCGGCAGGTCCGTGACCACGGCGTCTTTGGTGCGCCGCAGCATGAAGGGGCGTACGCGTCGCCGCAGACGGCCCAACGGTTCGTCGAGCCCCTGACGCTCAATCGGCCGCTGGTAGTTCTCCGCGAACCGTAGGGCCGAGGGGAACAGGCCCGGGGAGACAATGGCGAAGATGGACCACAGCTCCATGAGGTTGTTTTCCATGGGCGTGCCCGTGATGGCCAGCTTGAACCGTGCCGTGAGATCCCGAGCGGCCTGATGCGCCTTGGTGGACTTGTTCTTCACGAACTGGGCCTCGTCGAGGACGAGTCCGGCCCACGGCTGGTCCTGATAGGCCTCGGCGTCGAGCCGGAACAAGGTGTAGGAGGTGATGACGACGTCGTACTCCTCCGCCAGGGCGCCCAACTTCACGGCCGCGCGCGGCTGGGTGTCCGTCACGGTGGCGACGGAGAGCTCCGGCGCGAACTTCGCGGCCTCGTCCGCCCAGTTGCCCACCACGGAGGTCGGGGCGACCACGAGGAACGGTCCGGGCTGGTTGGCCGGGTCGGCGCTGGCGCCGGTGTTCCACGCGTCCTTGGCATGGAGCATCAGGGCGAGGGTCTGCAGGGTTTTACCCAGCCCCATATCATCGGCGAGAACACCGCCGAGCCCGTTGTGCCAGAGCGTGGCCAGCCACGCAAAGCCGTCCTTCTGGTAGGGGCGGAGGTCGGCCCGCAGCCCCGGTGGCAGCGTCACCTCGCGCTGCTCCGCGAAGTTCAGGAGGGACCCGACGCCGGCATACCAGGAATCAGGGCCCTCCGAGTTGGCGGCGAGCGCGTCCAGCTCCTCCCAGAGCGAGGCCTGGTAGCGGGTGATCTTCAGTTCCTCCGCCGTCGTGTCCGTCAGCGCCGTGGCCTCGGTGACCAAAGCGCGCAGCTTGTCGAACAACGGCTGCTCGAGCGAGAACCACGTCTTGTCTGGCATCAGCATGCGGGTCTCCCCGCGGGCGAGTGCCCGCAGGATGTCCGCATACGGGATGCGGCGGTCCCCGACGGCGATGATGAGGCCCAAATCGAACCAGTCGCGCCGGTCCGACTCCACCGTGGTCACGGTCAGCTCCGGCGCTTCCGTCAGCTCATGAAACGGCGGTTGCTCGCCCGTGGTGCGGACTTCGGTACCCTCCAGCGCGGCGATGGCCGGCATGATGGTGCGGATCAAGTCCACGGTATGCAGGCCCGTCAGCGTACGCGGCGCGAGGACGGAACCGTGCAGGGGCGTGTCCACGAGGGTACGGAGGGCGGCCTGCTCCAACGCGTGTTCGGTCTCGGCATCACGGGTCTCGGTGTCGACGGTGATTCCGCCGTAGTCGAACTCCCACTCGACGTCGGCTTGGTCCTCACCGTTGAATTCAGTGGTCATGATCAGCTTCGGCGGCTGGATGTGCGGCAGCTGGACCGACCCGTCCGGGCTCGTGAGGGCCACCTTGCGCCCCAGTCGCGGGTAGAGCCGCCGCAGAAATTGCGGCACGTCCGCCGCCGGGATCTGAATCGCCTCCGGGTGGCGGAAGAGTTCACGTTCCGTCTCGTTGAGGCGGTGCCGCATGGGGGCCAGCAGGATGCGCGACCCCCCGGAGACGGCGAGGTAGGCCCCGTGATGGCCGATGGGGCCGGCCGGTAGGTCCGTGCTGAGCGGCACACGGGTGAGTTCTTTGTCCGCGGTGTCGGCAGACCCGCCCGCGGCGCCGTCGTCCCCGTGATCCGGGGCGTCAACCGGCTGCGCGGGCCCCGCCGGTTCGGAGACGAGGAGGCTGGGCCGCAGCAGGAGATCCTCGCCGTGGCCGTCCTCGCCGCGGGTGGCGTCCAGGCTGAGCTCGGCCGGTTCGATGAGCTCGATGCTGGTTTCGCCCTGCCGGCCGATGAAGGCGATCCCGAGTGAACGGGCCTCGGCCAAGAGGTTCCACAACAGCGGCGAGGAAAAATCGTCCAGGTTGATCCAGTCGTTGTCCTCACCGAAGTACAGCTGCCCATTAGCGCGGTGCAGCGGGACGAACTGGCAGAACCAACGATGCTGTTCCTCATCCAAGTTCAGGCCATAGGTCTTGAAGCTGATGGAGTTCCAGCGCAGGTTTCCACGGACCCAACGCCCGTTGCCGGAGCGGACCATGGGGCGGACCCCGAGTTGGAAGCGGCGGCTGGCGCGCGTGCGTCCAGCACCGCTGCCGGGGGCCCACTGGCGGTGCGCGGAGAGCATGTTGTCCCGCAGTTCAAACTGGAGCGCGAGGGGCTGAATGTTGCCGCTCGGGTCCACCGCGTCGGACGCGCCCCGCCCGGCGTGGGGCGCCGCAGGATGCTTGGCTGCTCCCGCCGACAACAGGCCATCGAGGCTCTGATGCCACGCAGGCGTTTCCGTCGGAAGGTCCGGCGCTGGAAAGTCCTCCTTGGCGGCCATGTGCAGCGAATTGGATTGGATCATGATGGCTGCGGTGTGCTTGCAGTTCTGGCCGACGGGGCAGGAGCAATAGGCCGCGGCGATGCGCCAGCCGTTCTTGGCGTTTTCCAGCTCGACTGCCGGCGTGTACGGCTCGGCGGCGGTGCCCTGGACGTCGGCGCTGAGCGTGTCATCCGCCGTGTCCCAGTCGATCTCCAGGATGGCCGCTGAATCCGCGTACTCCTTGCCGCGGGTAAACGCCGCGCCCCCGACTACGCGGAGGATTTCACGGGCGTCGATCAGCGGGAACTGCTCAGTGGTCATCCGCATATGTTTTCACGATTCGCGCCGAACCCGCTAACCGTCAGGTGTGGGGAGGGTGGAGCGCGCGTGAACGCTCAGCCGGAGGATGCGCGGCCCCTACACGGGGGCGGCGGTGCTGGAGCGCAGGCGCAGTGACGGTTCAAACCGCTGGTCCACACAAGGGGCAGCCGGGAAGGCGACGCGACGAAGCGCGGCGCGCGCGGCGGCGTGGGACATGGCGGGAGCATCCACGTCGACGGTGGTGAGCTCGACGCCTGTCAATCCGGCGGTGCGCGAGTTGTCGTAGCCGACCACCGAGAGGTCACGTGGTACCGCTAGCCCGTGGGCGAACGCCGCTTCACGGACGGCGAAGGCCAGCTCGTCGTTATGCGTCATCACGGCTGTGGGGCGCAGGGCGGCGGGGCGGGCCATCAGGTCGGCGGCGGCGGCTGCCGCGACCTCGCGCGAGTATCCGTCGGAGACGATGACCTCCGGGGTCAGCCCGCGTTCGGTCATGACGCTCACGTAGGTGTCCCGGCGCGTGGTGTACCCGGTGACGGCTGGCCCCGTCAGGTGCGCAATGCGGCGATGCCCGAGGCCGAGAAGGTGCTCGAGGGCGAGGCGGGTCCCCGCCGCGTCGTCCGGGTAGACGCTGTCCACGCCGGCGATATGGCGGAAGAGCGCGACGAGCGGGGAGCGGGCGTTGAGGGCGACGGCGTCGTCTTTACTGCCGGTGAGCGCGGTGGAGATGATCACGCCGACGTTGGCCTCCACGAGGGCATCGACCGCCCGGGGATCTGGATGTCCGGGGGCGGTGTCCACGGCCAAGACCAGCCGCTGCTGGGCGTCAGTGACGACTTCTTGAACGCCGCGCAAAACGGTCGAGTAGATGTCATTGCGCGCGTCCAAGAGATGCAGGCCGACGGCGGTGCGGCGGCGGGTGGCGAGGTCCGCGGCCAGGCCGTTGCGTCGGTAGCCGCGCCGTTGAGCGGTGGCCAGGATGCGGGCCCGCATGTCCGCCGAGACGCCCGGCTGGTCCCGCAAGGCGAGCGATACCAAGGTGCGGGACACCCCGAGCTCGCGGGCCAGATCCGACTGCGTGGCGCCCGGTGAGCCGGCACCGAGCGCCGCGGATGCGCGGGGAGAGTCGTTCATGGATCTCATCTTCGCATGGGTCTGGCCGTCGCCGGAGAACTTTTTTGTGTATATGACCTGACAAACTTACTTTCGCGCGTTAGTCTGATGAGACACAGATCACAGATGGATGAGACGAAGGAGTTGTGGGCCATGAGTTCGCACCCATTTACCGCCCCCGGTGGGACGCCGACGCTGCCGCCGCTGACCGGTGGGCCGCATCGCCGCCGCTTGGGCCAGGTGGCCTTGATCGCCACGTTCGGCGGCCTGCTGTTCGGCTATGACACGGGCGTGATCAATGGCGCGCTGCGCCCGATGTCCGCCGAACTGGGCTTGAATGCGTTCACCGAGGGCGTGGTGACGTCCTCGCTCCTGTTCGCCGCGGCCGTGGGCGCCATGCTCGGCGGTCGCATCTCGGATGGCTGGGGCCGGCGCAAGACCATTCTGGTGTTGGCGGTCGCGTTCTTCGTTGGAGCCATGGCCGTGGTGTTTGCGCCCGGTTTGGGGGTCCTCGTTGCGGGGCGCATCGTCCTGGGGCTCGCCGTCGGCGGCGCCTCCACGGTGGTTCCTGTGTTTCTGGCGGAGCTGGCGCCCTATGAGATCCGGGGCGCCCTCGCCGGACGAAACGAGCTCATGATCGTCATTGGGCAGTTGGCCGCGTTCGTGGTCAATGCCATCATCGGCAACACGCTCGGGCACCTCGAGGGCGTCTGGCGCGTCATGTTCGCCGTCGCCGCGTTGCCGGCCATCGCCCTCTTCATTGGCATGTTGCGCATGCCGGAGTCGCCCCGCTGGCTGGTCGCCCAGGGTCGCATCGACGAGGCCGCGGAGGTCTTGGGCACCGTGCGCTCGCCGGAGCGCGCGGCCGCGGAGCTCGATGAGGTGCGTCAATCCGCGGCTCAGGACGAGCGGGCCGTCAACGAGGGCTTCGGGGCGCTGCGGAACTCGTGGTTCGTCCGGATTCTGTTGGTCGGCATCGGCATCGGCGTCTTTCAGCAATTCACCGGGATCAACTCGATCATGTACTACGGGCAGACCGTCTTGGTGGAGTCGGGCTTCGGTGAGCGGGCCGCCTTGGTGGCCAACATCGCCCCCGGCGTCATCGCCGTGGTCGGAGGCCTCATCGCCCTGCGGCTGATGCAAACGATGGATCGACGCAAGACCCTCATGATCGGCTTTTCGCTGACCACGGTCTGCCACCTGCTGATCGGCACCTTTTCCATCGCGCTCCCCGAAGATCATCCGGCGCGGCCGTGGGTCATCCTGCTGTTGGTGGTGGCGTTCGTCGGGTCGATGCAGACGTTCCTGAATATTGCCGTGTGGGTCCTCCTCTCGGAGATTTTCCCGCTGCGGGTCCGCGCCTTCGGGATGGGCGTGTCCGTCTTCTGCCTGTGGATCGCCAACGCGGTGCTGGGCCTCTACTTCCCGACCCTCGTGGAGACCGTGGGCATTACGGGGACCTTCTTCCTCTTTGCGGGCCTCGGCGTGCTGGCCTTGCTCTTCGTCAAGACGCAGGTTCCCGAGACGCGTGGCATCACGCTGGAAAAGGTGGAGGAGGACGTGCAAACGGGCGAAATTTTCCTGCATCACCTCCGCGCGGAGAAGTGAGCCCATGAAGGTGCCACATTGTTTAGTTGTCCTGACAAATGTTTGACAGGACATATCGAGTCGTAGCAGAGTATTCGGTGACAGGTATCACACCCGCGAGGGTGGAGGCAGGGTTAAGCAAGAAAGGCGGGACGACGTGAGCTTCGACCTCTTGACGATGGGGCGCATCAGCGTGGACATCTATCCCAACGACGTCGGGCGGAGCCTGGAGGACGTCGAATCCTTCGGGAAGTACCTCGGTGGATCCCCCTCCAATGTGGCCGTCGCCGCGGCCCGGCATGGGGACCGGACGGGCGTCATTACGCGGACGGGGGAGGACCCGTTCGGGACGTACCTCCACGGCCAGCTGAGCAAGTTCGGGGTGGACGACCAATTCGTGAGCGCGGTACCCGGGCTGCAGACGCCGGCGACCTTCTGCGCGATCCTCCCGCAGGAGCAGCAGTTCCCGCTGTACTTCTACGGCCGGTTCCCCACCGCCCCGGACCTGCAGATTCGGGCCGACGAGCTCGACGTCGAGGCGATCGCCGCGGCGCGCGTCTTCTGGTCCACGGTGACCGGGCTCTGCCAAGAGCCCAGCGCGTCGGCGCATCTCGCGGCCCATCAGGCCCGTCCCCGGACCGAGCTCGCAGAGGGGCAGTACACCGTGCTCGACCTGGATTACCGGCCCATGTTCTGGGAGTCGGTGGATGAGGCCCGCGCCCGCGTCGCCCAGGTGCTTCCCCACGTCACCGTCGCCATCGGCAATGACGAGGAATGTGCCGTGGCGGTCGGCGACGGAACCCCGGACGAGCAGGCGGACCGCCTCCTCGACGCCGGCGTCGAGATCGCCGTCGTCAAGCTGGGGCCCGAAGGGGTTATGGCCAAGACCCGGACCGAACGCGTGGTCTCCGCGCCAGTTCCCGTCGAGACCCTCAACGGGCTGGGTGCTGGCGACTCCTTCGGCGGAGCGTTCGTCCACGGCCTGCTGGCCGGGTGGCCGTTGGCCCAAACCCTCGATTTCGCCAACGCCGCTGGCGCCCTCGTGGCCTCCCGCCTCTCCTGTGCCGATGCCATGCCCACCACCGACGAGGTCCGCGCGCTCCTGAGCGAGCGCGGCCGCCTCGTCCCCAACACGGAGGCTTCCGTATGACCGCCCTATCTCTGGATCTCGACGATCCCCGGCGCTATGAATTCCTGACCAGGCTTCGGCTCGAGGACCCGACGTCCGTGGCCCGGGCCGCGCAGGCTCGCCGCCGCCACGCGGGACCGCGGCTCGGCGAACAGAACTTCATCGTCGCCGCCGACCACACGGCCCGCGGCGCGATGGGGGCCCAGGGCAATCCCTCGGCGATGAATGACCGCCGTGTCCTGCTCGACCGTCTCCAAGTAGCGCTCGCCCATCCGGCGGTCGACGGCGTCCTCGCCAGCCCCGACATCCTCGATGACCTACTGCTGCTCGGCGCGCTCGAGGGCAAGTTGGTCTTCGGGTCGATGAATCGTGGAGGCCTGGCCGGCTACGTCAACGAGTTCGATGATCGCTTCACCGGACACACGGCGCAGGCGCTGGCGGATCTCGGAGCCGACGGCGGCAAGATGCTCACGCGTATTGCCTACGACGACGCCGCCACCGCCTCGCTGCTCGAGGCCACGGCGCACGCCATTGACGAGCTCACCTCGCGCGGGCTCATCGCTATGGTGGAACCCTTCCTGTCCCAGCGGGTCGAAGGGCGCGCGCGCAACGACTTGACCCCGGAGGCGGTGATCAAGTCCGTGGCCATCGCGGCTGGCCTCGGAGCCAGCAGCGCCTATAAGTGGATGAAGCTGCCCGTCGTCGCCGACATGGAGCGCGTCATGGCCTCCACCACGATGCCTACGGTCCTCTTGGGTGGGGACCCGACGGAGAAGCCGGACGAGGTCTTCGCCTCGTGGGAGCGAGCCCTCGCCCTGCCCGGTGTTCAAGGCCTCACGGTGGGACGCACGCTGTTGTACCCCGCCGACGGCGACGTCGACGGCGCCGTCGCGGCAGCAGCTGGGCTGCTGCGCCGCAG from Zhihengliuella flava includes the following:
- the sucC gene encoding ADP-forming succinate--CoA ligase subunit beta, with the translated sequence MDLYEYQARDLFEKHGVPVLAGIVAYTPEEAKAAAEKIGGVVVVKAQVKVGGRGKAGGVKVAKNADEAFEYASAILGMDIKGHTVNKVMIAQGADIAEEYYFSVLLDRANRNYLAMCSVEGGMEIEQLAVERPEALAKVAVDPLVGIDAAKANEIVAEANFPEELRGKVAETLQTLWTVFKDEDATLVEVNPLVKTGAGEIVALDGKVSLDENASEVRHPDHEELEDKGAADPLEAKAKESGLNYVKLDGEVGIIGNGAGLVMSTLDVVAYAGENHGNVKPANFLDIGGGASAEVMANGLDVILNDPQVKSVFVNVFGGITACDAVANGIVKALEILGDKATKPLVVRLDGNNVEEGRAILAEANHPLVTQAAGMDEGADKAAELANA
- the sucD gene encoding succinate--CoA ligase subunit alpha; protein product: MSVFINKDSKVIVQGITGGEGSKHTARMLHAGTNIVGGVNARKAGTTVSHTANDGSDVELPVFGTVSEAVEKTGADVSIVFVPPKFTKDAVVEAIEAEIGLVVVITEGVPVQDSAEFWALAQSKVDADGKQITRIIGPNCPGIITPGESLVGITPANITGKGGVGLVSKSGTLTYQMMYELRDLGFTTAIGIGGDPVIGTTHIDALEAFENDPETKAIVMIGEIGGDAEERAADYIKANVTKPVVGYVAGFTAPEGKTMGHAGAIVSGSSGTADAKKEALEAAGVKVGKTPSETARLLREVYPVHEPESSL
- a CDS encoding zinc-dependent alcohol dehydrogenase family protein, whose product is MRATIIHAPGDIRVEDRPEPRLIHGSDAIVRVAASCVCGSDLWPYRADQGPEEPKPIGHEFIGTVTAVGDDVRELQVGDFVISPWANSCGQCPDCRNGVQVACQHRAAWGGRDESGHDVEGGQSEVVRVPNAEGTLFVVPELSPQRGGTRTADEELLKSLLTLTDVMGTGYHAAKVAGVGPGQSVVVVGDGAVGLSAVLSAKLLGAERIIAMSRHEDRAAIAREFGASDVVAERGKAGAEQVRELLGGVLADCVLECVGTKESMDQALRSTRAGGHLGYVGVPAGGPELPLGVLFSKNITVAGGAASTRNYIAELLPAVLSGDLNPGRVFDSVMPLENAPEAYRAMDERRATKVMLLP
- a CDS encoding DEAD/DEAH box helicase, with the translated sequence MTTEQFPLIDAREILRVVGGAAFTRGKEYADSAAILEIDWDTADDTLSADVQGTAAEPYTPAVELENAKNGWRIAAAYCSCPVGQNCKHTAAIMIQSNSLHMAAKEDFPAPDLPTETPAWHQSLDGLLSAGAAKHPAAPHAGRGASDAVDPSGNIQPLALQFELRDNMLSAHRQWAPGSGAGRTRASRRFQLGVRPMVRSGNGRWVRGNLRWNSISFKTYGLNLDEEQHRWFCQFVPLHRANGQLYFGEDNDWINLDDFSSPLLWNLLAEARSLGIAFIGRQGETSIELIEPAELSLDATRGEDGHGEDLLLRPSLLVSEPAGPAQPVDAPDHGDDGAAGGSADTADKELTRVPLSTDLPAGPIGHHGAYLAVSGGSRILLAPMRHRLNETERELFRHPEAIQIPAADVPQFLRRLYPRLGRKVALTSPDGSVQLPHIQPPKLIMTTEFNGEDQADVEWEFDYGGITVDTETRDAETEHALEQAALRTLVDTPLHGSVLAPRTLTGLHTVDLIRTIMPAIAALEGTEVRTTGEQPPFHELTEAPELTVTTVESDRRDWFDLGLIIAVGDRRIPYADILRALARGETRMLMPDKTWFSLEQPLFDKLRALVTEATALTDTTAEELKITRYQASLWEELDALAANSEGPDSWYAGVGSLLNFAEQREVTLPPGLRADLRPYQKDGFAWLATLWHNGLGGVLADDMGLGKTLQTLALMLHAKDAWNTGASADPANQPGPFLVVAPTSVVGNWADEAAKFAPELSVATVTDTQPRAAVKLGALAEEYDVVITSYTLFRLDAEAYQDQPWAGLVLDEAQFVKNKSTKAHQAARDLTARFKLAITGTPMENNLMELWSIFAIVSPGLFPSALRFAENYQRPIERQGLDEPLGRLRRRVRPFMLRRTKDAVVTDLPAKQEQVLHVDLTPKHRKIYDTHLQRERQKILRLVEDMDKNRFTIFQSLTLLRMLSLDASLIDDEYADVPSAKLDVLFEQLEDVLAEGHRALVFSQFTSFLKRAADRLEAEGVEYVYLDGSTRQRQEVIAAFKAGRAPVFLISLKAGGFGLNLTEADYCFLLDPWWNPAAESQAVDRAHRIGQTRNVMVYRMVAKDTIEEKVVALQDAKRQLISSVMDDGDGFGSALTADDIRGLLNE